In the genome of Populus trichocarpa isolate Nisqually-1 chromosome 6, P.trichocarpa_v4.1, whole genome shotgun sequence, one region contains:
- the LOC7468687 gene encoding protein POLAR LOCALIZATION DURING ASYMMETRIC DIVISION AND REDISTRIBUTION, with protein sequence MMEEGLGCRERRKFAHCYLSRIARWLSDLRRKRKKESKRNGLAGDRIVQVNSSTNGFNGEASLNSASQTANPGQCNREATVNLGVGCCLLYQIAKSKNELDKIMKTRMQMEKLLEDVREELQKKDGLSKPSEMNEMCAYSTTGSSTITVCGQSLRYETPKKGECSEGRDKLEAELEVELQSLQLHLDTVENSVKHPQQKGRSVTNDNTATSKSQIVSSGNLKWKVTDVNTATSKSQTVSSGEVVAFKFEKAAGSEEHCGVSPHELERRLHELLESRQQEQIRELEGMIECARHKLREKEMEVSWWKDTACLISCHLPESSKLNSRHCAKLLSP encoded by the exons ATGATGGAAGAAGGGTTGGGCTGTAGAGAGCGGCGCAAGTTTGCACACTGTTACCTTTCTCGCATTGCTCGGTGGCTCTCTGATTTGAGgcggaagagaaagaaagagagtaaaagGAATGGATTGGCTGGTGATCGGATTGTGCAGGTTAACAGTTCGACGAATGGATTCAACGGCGAGGCTTCCTTGAATTCGGCTTCCCAGACTGCCAATCCAg GACAGTGTAACAGGGAGGCTACTGTCAACCTTGGAGTTGGATGTTGTCTATTGTATCAAATTGCAAAGAGTAAAAATGAACTTGATAAGATAATGAAAACGCGAATGCAAATGGAGAAGCTTCTTGAAGATGTGAGGGAGGAATTGCAAAAGAAAGACGGGCTCTCTAAGCCATCTGAGATGAATGAAATGTGTGCTTATTCCACCACAG GGTCATCAACAATTACAGTTTGTGGCCAGTCTTTGAGATATGAGACACCTAAGAAAGGAGAGTGTTCAGAAGGAAGGGATAAACTTGAGGCGGAACTTGAAGTTGAGCTTCAGAGTTTGCAACTTCACTTGGATACAGTCGAGAATTCGGTGAAACATCCACAACAGAAAGGGAGAAGT GTCACCAATGACAACACAGCTACTTCAAAAAGCCAGATTGTAAGTTCTGGAAATTTGAAATGGAAGGTCACCGATGTGAACACTGCTACTTCAAAAAGCCAGACTGTTAGTTCTGGAGAAGTAGTtgctttcaaatttgaaaaagcAGCAGGTTCTGAAGAGCATTGTGGTGTTTCGCCTCATGAATTGGAGAGAAGGTTGCACGAATTACTGGAATCAAGACAGCAAGAACAGATAAGAGAGCTAGAAGGTATGATAGAATGTGCTAGGCACAAGCTTCGGGAGAAAGAAATGGAAGTTTCTTGGTGGAAAGACACTGCCTGTCTTATTTCTTGTCACCTTCCAGAATCCTCGAAACTCAATTCACGTCACTGTGCAAAACTTCTTAGTCCTTAA
- the LOC18100707 gene encoding probable WRKY transcription factor 32, with product MQEQRKYHRGDSDIGFKNYDCSSFSQLLKKVMTSSNSSGFQGENEMFQRDAQVGTKPEADWVRLEHQVECANTSSEALSVIPAAISVPHSASVTQKPMSKCELGLVIDQQNSHHETGLPRVVMDAPFADGYNWRKYGQKPVKGSKNSRSYYRCVHCSCYAKKKVQHCCQSGRVVDVVYIGDHNHDPPHRKCIRVISSAKPTVGSQIVDPSVQKLDGSDISVCSADGRRSSLHVPESEQQSSSSSNGNVGAKIEEKNGDEPESKRCFGPRAVEPQQNGPCGIAGTEVQEKHGAEPRLKIRIKERSAAHSVPVLKKEPEIAVHTVPDEGSSNDGYRWRKYGQKMLKGNSFIRSYYRCTSSACPARKHVERAADEATSTTITYEGKHDHGMPAPKKRHEHDIPVPKKRHGSESCLISPAASADNACCKKNRSLSSRRPSSKCSMDSEVDIMGEKILELGGEEALESAQTLLSIGVELKPC from the exons ATGCAAGAACAGAGAAAATACCATAGGGGAGATTCGGATATtggatttaaaaactatgattgttcttctttttcccaATTACTCAAAAAAGTCATGACTTCCTCCAATTCATCAGGGTTTCAG GGGGAAAATGAGATGTTCCAACGGGACGCTCAGGTGGGTACAAAACCTGAAGCAGACTGGGTCAGGTTAGAACACCAGGTTGAATGTGCAAATACTTCTAGTGAAGCATTGTCTGTTATACCAGCTGCAATATCTGTCCCACATTCAGCATCTGTAACTCAAAAGCCAATGTCGAAGTGTGAACTTGGACTAGTAATAGACCAGCAAAATTCTCACCATGAAACTGGTCTTCCACGTGTTGTTATGGATGCACCCTTTGCGGATGGCTATAACTGGAGGAAGTATGGCCAGAAGCCAGTGAAGGGttctaaaaattcaagaagCTACTATAGATGTGTCCATTGTAGTTGCTATGCAAAGAAGAAGGTTCAACATTGTTGTCAATCTGGTCgtgttgttgatgttgtttACATAGGTGACCATAATCATGACCCCCCTCATAGAAAATGCATCAGGGTTATATCATCTGCTAAGCCAACTGTAGGCAGTCAAATTGTAGACCCTTCAGTTCAAAAGCTAGATGGGTCGGATATTTCTGTCTGTTCAGCAGATGGCAGGCGTTCATCTCTGCATGTGCCTGAATCAGAACAACAGAGTTCAAGCAGTTCTAATGGAAATGTGGGGGCTaagattgaagagaaaaatggtGATGAGCCAGAGTCAAAACGATG CTTTGGTCCCAGGGCAGTGGAACCCCAACAAAATGGCCCCTGTGGGATTGCAGGTACCGAGGTTCAGGAGAAGCATGGTGCTGAACCAAGGCTGAAAATAAG GATTAAAGAAAGAAGTGCGGCACATTCAGTTCCTGTCTTGAAAAAGGAGCCTGAAATCGCTGTACACACTGTTCCTGATGAGGGGAGCTCAAATGATGGCTATCGATGGCGCAAGTATGGTCAGAAAATGTTGAAAGGGAATTCATTCATAAG GAGCTATTACAGATGCACATCGTCAGCATGTCCTGCTCGTAAGCATGTTGAGAGGGCTGCAGATGAGGCGACATCCACCACTATAACATACGAAGGGAAACATGACCATGGTATGCCAGCACCTAAGAAAAGACATGAACATGATATTCCAGTACCTAAGAAAAGACATGGTTCAGAAAGTTGTCTGATTTCCCCGGCTGCTTCCGCAGACAATGCCTGCTGCAAGAAAAACAGAAGCTTATCTAGTCGAAGGCCTTCAAGCAAGTGCTCGATGGACAGTGAAGTAGATATAATGGGTGAGAAGATCTTGGAGCTTGGAGGTGAGGAGGCATTAGAATCAGCCCAAACTCTTCTCAGCATTGGTGTTGAACTCAAGCCTTGCTGA